Proteins encoded by one window of uncultured Ilyobacter sp.:
- the selD gene encoding selenide, water dikinase SelD, producing the protein MKFPSNECSVGGCACKMGPAVLSDLLSTLPTLEDKNLIVGYEKSDDASVYKLTDDLAMIQTLDFFAPMINDPYIFGQVAAANALSDVYAMGGEPKTAMNIVCFPEKMDISYLGEILRGGAEKVAEAGAVLSGGHTIHDDKIKYGLSVTGIIHPDKILKNYGAKEGDTLILTKPLGAGIIATAYSVGEASDEAVDKLLENMTTLNKYSMDIIREYPVNACTDITGFGFLGHAFEMAGGSEKSFILEKELIPYMEEAKDYANEFYITSGGQKNRNHLGDKVLFNDVPFWLQEILFDPQTSGGLLFSVKSEYSEEIMDRLSRLKIKSSIVGRVTEKQKHTIIVE; encoded by the coding sequence ATGAAATTTCCATCAAATGAATGTTCTGTAGGAGGCTGTGCCTGTAAAATGGGACCTGCCGTCCTTTCAGATTTACTTTCCACACTCCCAACTTTAGAAGATAAAAATCTCATAGTTGGATACGAAAAATCAGACGATGCATCGGTATACAAACTCACCGATGATTTAGCTATGATACAGACACTTGATTTTTTTGCACCTATGATAAACGACCCTTATATATTTGGGCAGGTGGCTGCTGCCAATGCCCTGAGTGACGTCTACGCCATGGGAGGAGAACCTAAAACTGCAATGAATATCGTATGCTTCCCGGAAAAAATGGATATCTCTTATCTTGGAGAAATCTTGAGAGGAGGGGCAGAAAAGGTGGCAGAAGCTGGTGCCGTTCTTAGCGGAGGACATACTATTCACGATGACAAGATAAAATACGGTCTTTCAGTCACTGGAATTATTCATCCAGACAAAATTTTAAAAAATTATGGTGCAAAAGAGGGAGACACTCTCATCCTCACAAAACCTTTAGGGGCTGGGATCATAGCCACTGCCTACAGTGTAGGGGAGGCTTCTGATGAGGCTGTGGACAAACTTCTTGAAAACATGACTACCCTAAACAAATACTCTATGGATATAATAAGAGAATATCCTGTAAATGCCTGTACAGACATAACAGGTTTCGGATTTTTAGGCCACGCCTTTGAGATGGCAGGGGGTTCTGAAAAGAGTTTTATCCTTGAAAAAGAACTTATTCCATACATGGAAGAGGCAAAAGATTATGCAAATGAGTTTTATATAACTAGTGGGGGACAAAAAAACAGAAACCACCTAGGGGATAAAGTTTTGTTTAACGATGTACCTTTCTGGCTTCAGGAGATCCTATTTGACCCGCAAACTTCAGGGGGGCTTTTGTTTTCAGTTAAAAGTGAGTATTCTGAAGAGATAATGGATAGACTGAGCAGACTAAAGATAAAGTCATCTATAGTGGGAAGAGTTACAGAAAAACAAAAACATACAATTATCGTGGAATAA
- the yedF gene encoding sulfurtransferase-like selenium metabolism protein YedF codes for MNKIVDATGKLCPMPIIMTKKALKEIEEGVVETLIDSEISKENLEKMAREMELYFETTEENGIYHVKITKDIRSNKETENKDEKTVMVIASDQMGDGSEELGKILMKGFIYTLTEMEKVPSTILFYNSGAKITVEGSESIEDLKTLEKRGTEILTCGTCLNYYGIEDKLAIGEVSNMYTIIERQTESTKVIRP; via the coding sequence ATGAATAAAATCGTAGATGCAACTGGGAAACTATGTCCTATGCCCATAATAATGACGAAAAAGGCCCTGAAAGAGATAGAGGAGGGAGTGGTAGAAACTCTTATCGACAGTGAGATTTCAAAGGAAAATCTTGAAAAAATGGCCAGAGAAATGGAGTTATACTTTGAAACAACGGAAGAAAACGGAATCTACCATGTAAAAATAACTAAAGATATAAGATCAAATAAAGAAACAGAAAACAAAGATGAAAAAACCGTAATGGTTATAGCTTCTGACCAAATGGGTGACGGAAGCGAAGAGTTGGGAAAAATTCTTATGAAGGGATTTATATACACCCTCACAGAGATGGAAAAAGTTCCAAGTACTATACTTTTCTATAACTCCGGTGCAAAAATAACTGTGGAGGGATCAGAATCAATAGAGGACCTGAAAACCCTTGAAAAAAGGGGAACAGAGATACTTACCTGCGGAACCTGTCTCAACTACTACGGTATAGAGGATAAGCTCGCCATCGGTGAAGTATCAAACATGTATACAATTATCGAGAGACAGACAGAATCTACAAAGGTAATAAGGCCCTAA
- a CDS encoding DUF3343 domain-containing protein, producing the protein MRSETFCLITADSTHQIMKLEKLILENNIKVRIIPVPKEVTANCGLSIKFNLSNLEEIRLLLPKETSDFCLYTVEKSGLKKHITKI; encoded by the coding sequence ATGAGATCTGAAACTTTCTGCCTTATAACTGCTGACTCTACACACCAGATAATGAAACTAGAAAAGCTTATCCTTGAAAATAATATCAAGGTAAGAATAATACCGGTGCCAAAAGAAGTTACCGCCAACTGCGGTTTGTCTATAAAATTTAACCTTTCAAACCTAGAAGAGATCAGATTGTTACTTCCTAAAGAAACCTCTGATTTCTGCCTCTATACCGTAGAAAAATCAGGATTAAAAAAACATATTACCAAGATATAA